In Sorghum bicolor cultivar BTx623 chromosome 8, Sorghum_bicolor_NCBIv3, whole genome shotgun sequence, one genomic interval encodes:
- the LOC110429758 gene encoding probable chalcone--flavonone isomerase 3, whose protein sequence is MGSETKTITFEGIPFPAEITAAGNPLSLLATGITDIEIHFLQIKYNAIGVYLHSNDDSDLLTTHLGAWKGKTAEDLLADAAFWSALVSSPVEKLLRVVVIKEIKGSQYGVQLESSVRDRLAAVDLYEDDEEEALEKVAEFFQAKYFKPGSVITFHFPATPGPADITFVTEGKADAKITVENEHVAGMIQKWYLGGDNAVSPTTVRSLADRFAALLAA, encoded by the exons A TGGGCTCGGAGACCAAGACCATCACCTTTGAAGGCATCCCGTTCCCCGCAGAGATCACCGCCGCCGGCAACCCTCTCTCCCTCCTAGCCACCG GCATCACGGACATCGAGATCCACTTCTTGCAGATCAAGTACAACGCGATCGGAGTCTACCTCCACAGCAACGACGACTCCGACCTCCTAACAACCCACCTGGGCGCATGGAAGGGCAAGACGGCAGAGGACCTCCTCGCCGACGCGGCCTTCTGGTCGGCGCTCGTCTCATCCCCAGTCGAGAAGCTGCTCCGCGTGGTGGTCATCAAGGAGATCAAGGGCTCGCAGTACGGCGTGCAGCTGGAGAGCTCCGTCCGGGACCGCCTCGCCGCCGTCGACCTCTAcgaggacgacgaggaagaggcgCTCGAGAAGGTCGCCGAGTTCTTCCAGGCCAAGTACTTCAAGCCTGGCTCCGTCATCACTTTCCATTTTCCGGCGACGCCGGGCCCCGCCGACATCACCTTCGTCACGGAGGGGAAAGCGGATGCGAAGATCACGGTGGAGAACGAGCACGTCGCCGGGATGATCCAGAAGTGGTACCTTGGCGGCGACAACGCCGTGTCTCCCACCACCGTCCGTAGCCTCGCCGACCGTTTCGCCGCGCTCCTCGCCGCGTGA